Genomic DNA from Oenanthe melanoleuca isolate GR-GAL-2019-014 chromosome 15, OMel1.0, whole genome shotgun sequence:
CCTGTACTGTGTCAGTAATGAGACATGAAGCTCTGGCACCAGGCTGTTCTTGTCATAGAGGCATTTCTAAATGGTGATGATATTTCACTGCCTGAATTTCTGGGCAGAAGGAAGCTGGTGCAGGCATCCTGGGATCTGCTGGTTTTGAATACATGTGAACTGGTCCCCCTGAAGCTCAGTGCTGTTGGAAGTCAAACGCAAATGACCAAGGAGCATCAGTAAGAAACTTGCAGtctttctgttctgcttccGTCACAGTTCAACAGCTGTGGGGAGATGGGTGGAGGGGAGGTTGTTCTAGAAGTTACACATTTAAGGCAGGTGGCTGTTTTAAAATGTACGTTTCAATTTTGATTGCAgtattttaattgcatttaacAGCGTCCCTGCTGGTTCTCCATTCTGCATCCGTGCAGCCACGTTCTATTGATGGCCTGTTGTGATTTCAATGGAACATCATGGGATGTACCTGGCACGTCGGGCAGCACTGGATGGAGGTGCCTTTAGCCCAATGTACCTGGCATGGTAAGCGGCAACCAAGTGGTTAATCTGCATTCTACTGCTCATAGTTTCAGCTTGTATAGCAAGGTgttcctgctttgctgcagccTTGCACTGACTGGAAATCACTTTGCACTCCTGATTTTAGTGCTTTCATGCACACAGGGCCCCTACCCTTTTCACCCATGGAGAATCCCTTTCCCTGGGAAGTTTGACATGCAGTAGAGAAGGGCCTAGCCATGTCAGGCTTTCCTTGTTATTCTAGAACATGAGAGAAGGGACTGGGAAATCatctcactctttttttttctctcctttttggGCCAGGAGCTGGTAGCAGTTGAGCAGGTATTGCCCACATCCCAAATATCCAAATGTTGCCGCACAGAGGTACCAGACAGAGGCTCATGTCCTTAAGCAAAGCTTTGCCATTTCTGGGGGCATCCTGCAAGAGCTgcctcagggagctgggagggcagTTCTGCCTGACACTAATTGGAATGTAACAAACTAAACAAGGGCCACTTTCAGTTTGCTGATATGGTATCCTCTGCAAAATGATCCTCCATCctccattttccttctcttttccatgccCACAACCTCAAAAATTagctgcacatcctgctctgtcctgcatgttttctctccctcccccagctctgcagacctCTGCCAGAGTAACTCCACATGTTGATCTTAGCTATTTTAAAGTGCTAAATATTTGTGTGAGAAAAACAAGGGTGCTGCATCCTGTTTTCTGCTTGAGCCTTTTTCACAGAGCTTTTGCTGCTCCCTGTCAAtgatgaaaatgcatttttgtgcCTCAGCTTCTGAATTCTGCTGTCTGACTGCTCGCAGGGGCTGGGGATAGGGAACCATTTGGACTAACACAGTTCCAGCACTTCTCCCTATGCTTCTGCTGTTCTAGAATGTGAATTCCTTTAAAAGTCATGGGCTAATGACCTGCCAAATGCAACTTTTGGGGGCAGGTTAGTGGCTGTGAACCACCCACTACATTGACACCTCTGAGAATCCTGGTTCTGTTGGGATGTGGGGAAAGGAAGATCAGATCAGCCACTGAGGAACAGGAAAGCTCTCTTCCCAGTGGGAGTCGTTAAGTGCTCAAAAAAAAGTTGGTCTATCTGAAACTGAAGGGTGCAGAAAGTCATCTGTTTCAGTTTCATTCCGTTCCAGTAGTAGCTGGACACAGCATTTTTAGTGTCTTAAATTGGTGGGAGAGAGCAATATAGGAAAcactggattttattttgtcttcttcTGTTCCATGCtcactgctgcagtgcctgctcagTGCAGCCTAACTGCTTGGGAAGGTGGAGAAATAAGCGAGCAGGCCACTGTCTTTTCCTGGGTCTATTATAACATGCACAGTAGGCTGACGTTTTAACAGCATCTAATTTGATACATCACATCTAAtctgtttgttggtttttatcTGCAGTACTGTTAGCTCAGGTGCTCGGTGTCTAGCCTTCTCATCCAGCCACAAATCCTCTACGTGAAATGAGTGATTCCTTAGATCTGTTTTTGATTGATTCTTTGCTTCACTGGTGTTGCTTCTTAAAAGGTAAACAATATTCATGTGCTGCAATCTATAACTCAGAGATGAAATCAAATAGCATCTCCTGCCAGAGGTTGTTAAGATAACACATTTAGCATTCATTCAGTAATTACTTTTAGGAAGAGATTTAGTGATATTAAAGAGAAATCAAACCTGTAATGAAGATGTAGATTTTATACTGTTGAAAGGGGTGAAGGGatttctcttctcctctgcttagcaatttcattttctgtgatgTCCAGAGTCTTTGTGGAAATTGAGAGCAAATGAAGTTTTTCCTGCTGTATagtgagagcagcacagctccaggagcagcctgtgtgtTGTGCACAACTGTGCTGCCCAGGGGGTCACAgtgtgccccaggctgggcacagcagcttgCAGTtacccagctcctggggcagtATTGCTTATTAAGATGCTGTCGGCTCCTAGCTTGCAAAGCTTTGTTTGATGTGTGGCATCTGCTTGCAGCATTACTGTATTCTGTGATTTGTGACCTGTACTTCTCATGTCTTTGCATGTGCTGTGTCTCAGTGTCATGGGTATGATGGAGGTAGTGGAGAGCCTTAGTCTTGTTTCATTCCCTCCTTGCATGGGAGTATTTGAGCAGGttcactgctctgaaaaaagTGTGTCTTGAATGTGAAGTAACCAACCTGAATCTGGGAAAAGAGtatcactgctgctgtttgtccAGAGCCTTCCGTAATCCTCTTTTAAATGCAATGGGGTGAAATTTTGCACACCACATTCAATCTTTAAAGACTGTGGCCCCAGTGAGACATCTATGTTAGAAATGCATTTGAGCCTTTTCTGAACCAGGGCTCCTCTGAACTTGGAGTatgttttttctggtttttttgttttgttttgttttgttttggttttttttttcagaaaacagaaaaggaagggTTATTAAAAATGATACTGAAATACAGATGTATAAAccactgtgattttttttttttttagggctTTGGCAGGTTGTGGTGATGTTATTCAAATGTTATGGTTTGTTAAGAGACACTCTCTGCAAACTAATGGATAGCAAGGCCTTTCTATAAGGCTGCACCTGCCATTTGTTTGGGCAGATAACTTTTAAACAGGATTTAAATTCACAGTTGTCCTTGGTCCCATGCTTTCATCTAGAAGTGAGGTTCTAGGAAATGCTATAAATTAAGGAATAATGCCTACTTCTCATTTGCTAACAACTTTTCCAACAGACCTTTCTTCCTCCCACCTCTGAAATGCATCATTGTTAAAGAAGGGTTTGTAACTGGCCATCTCTGGAAAATATCTGgactggatttatttttgttgaagATTGCACAAGATACACAAAGCAGGTTGCTATAAGGCTTTTGTCAACAAAGGGACATCAGCCAAAGGAGTGTTCTCTGAGCAATGCTCCTGTCCTGGTCAAAGCCCTTGGTGAGCAATTCTGACAACATTTTAAACACAATGCTCTAAGTGTGGTTGAAGGTTTTCCTGCCTTGATTCATTACATtcatttttttggggttgttaAATCCACGTTAGACTTCAGCTAACAAATTCAAATTTGATAGGCAGACTGCTGTACTGCTGACACCTGACTACTGCTTTTAAAATCTACTGAAGATAATAGCCTACCTCATACATAAGTCCTACTGAACATGAACAGTTCTGTAAAATTTGACATGTGAGAGAAATAGAGGTAATTTAAACAACTTGTAATATGCTAGTTTTTATGCTGCAGAACATACTGAAGTTTAATAATAACATTATATTTCTCATTAACGTCAGTAGCGGAACTAGAATTCCAACTCTGTTTCTAGGGCTTTCTCTGCAGGCTCATTACCTGGTTTCAATATCATTtaaggcagaaaggaaaaaaaaaaaaaagtaggacaaaaaaaagtaaatattctGCTCTAATAGCTTTTGCAAGTCTTAAGGCTTAGACAACTCATATACAGTGATTTCTAGACCTCTACTTTAAGTGCCACATCAATGGGAAATAAGCCCACTTTTACTTCAGTAGcattattagtagtagtagtagtagtactATTACTACTACTTTGTTTATGCAGAAAATATTGGCTGtactgttttccttcctttcccataTTTGTCCTTTATGAAACACTTAAAAATCACATCCAGGGATTTTGTGTGTTACATGCATGGGAAAGCACCATTATGTTTGTAGTGAAATTGTACTAGCACAATTGTACCAGTACTAGACTGTTTTTATATATAGGCAGGATGGGTTTATATAGAGAGGTCCTGTTAAGTTGCAAGCCATGTTTTTGTCTTCCCCTATCAATGTATCTCAGTGACCCAGACGTAAGGGCTCTTACTGGCCTGGCTAGGTAAAAGTAGGTATTTTGTgcctctgggctgctgcttcttcccctTAAATCAGCAATTCTGGAAGCAAGCCACTAGAACCGGACatgctgcctctgtgctgcagctccgATGTGATTTATTACATCAAAACTTGGTTTTAAAGTGCTTAACACTGCTCAGTGGAGGTAGCCCCTGTCCTGTCATgttcttctgcttctgcaggGTGAATTTCTATTACAGAAATACTATAGGTGGAACTAGCACCATGGCAAGCCTGTACTTCTTCCTTTTGGCTGCCACCCTTTCTAAAGCCATCGAGCTCTGGGAACAACATCCATGTGCATGAAGGCACTACGGTGAATACATCATCTTCTTGGGTTGCCATCCATTGCTGAAACAAAATCAAAcggaaaagcagagcagtgttttCAGCTGTGGGTCAGGGTGATGAGCCAGAGGGATCTGTATGGATGCTAATTTAGGTGCTGCTGCACTGAAGAGCCACCAAAAAGAATCCAGCAAAAGCACAGGCAAGCACCAGGCTCACCAGCAAAACAAGTGAAGAGCTATGTCCTGTGGAAGAACAGATCTGCTTGGTAGATCTGTTGAGAAAAGTACCAGGGTAGTCAAGCAACAACACTGGAGGAAATATTGCAGTTGCTTACTGTTTTGTAGTTCTTTTCATAAAGCAAAACTTCTCTGTTGTGCAGAAATGGATGATATAAATTTACCACCTTTCTGCCAAATGAAATCTTTCTATTTAATACCTGGTAGAAAGAATCAGGTTTGAGGGAAGCAATTTTTTATACTAACCAGATTACtccttatttctttttgttgtgtATATACACTTGGAAGAGGGAACATAATGCAGTCTAATGCTTCATCATTTGAACTCTGATGGGAAGTGTGTTAGTGGGACTcacaagcaacaaaaaaattaacCGATGATGATTTTAAGAGAAAACTTAAGCTCttaatttctttgtatttatgGCTTGCCTCTCCTTCAAtgataaaaatgtttcaataaTATGATGAActaggaaaggaaggaaagaagtaGAGGGCTTAAATGGTGGTTGTTGTAAATTTGGTATTTAATTCCTACTTTTGAacctcagaaattattttaaatcaactTTAATGGATAAACACAAGTAGTAGCTGGCactttcaaacaaacaaacacacacaaaataaaccaacaagGGAAATAAATTGATATTGATTTTGGATTCCCAAATGCAGCCTGAGATTGAATTTTGGGTTTTATGAATTGTAATATTTACCAAATGTGCAGCTGCAGTTAGTTCTGACATATCTCAGACTGGGTGTTTCCTACAGTCCATACTACTGGGAAGGCCAATATAAACATCTAAACTAAAATACATCATGACTACTGTTTGTGAAATGCATTAACTATATGCAGGTAACCACAATTTTCCCCTCTTTACAATGTTTCAGGATAGAGAAATTGTGACTTCAGATATGTTACTTGACtctattattttaaagaaaattcttttaaaattaaagacagaacaaaattaacttgagaaaaatgtttcttctttatGAAGACATTTGGTGACATTTAGCTAGCTCAGCATCCTGAATATCAGCCAGGTGAGGGTTGATTCTAACCCTTCATGTCAGTGGATTGGAATATGAACATTGCCAGAGGAGTGgtttttaaagcagcttttcatACTCTTAAGGAGGCTTCCCATTCACACCTCAGTGTGGGTAATTCCATCTTTAATGGATTTAGTTGCTACATGTAATTTTCTcaaccccagagcagctgtgtgttATAAGATTTTGACATTTAACAGACAAGAAACAAACTGCATGTTAAagcagggaagctgcagctTATGCTAATCATTTTACTCAGATATGCTCAGATATGCAAATGACAGTGAAATAgatgcttctctttttttcctttttctcgCTTCTCATCCTCCCTTCAAGTCTACGTCACAAGAGAACAGCTTTTCTCTGTACCTGTACGATATTGTTTTCATATGATATCTTTTGAATAGTGACTCCAGCCAACGACAGTTGcttttgtaaaaagaaaattacaaatctgatttttaaaagacttGAATCAAGTCTTAGCAtgagaaatatttctctctgtATTCCCAGCAGGATCACAGCTTGCAGTGCTCAATGTACTCAGATCTCCCTAGTCAGTGTCATGCCTAACATAGACTGCAACACGTTAAATCAGTCTATTAAATGTGACCTGTTTTAGTGGAAACAGCAAGCTCACACCTCTCATCCTCCTATTTTGCAGGTGGTAAAGTGAAGGTGAGAGGAAGAGAAGGTGGAGATGGAACTGCCAAATCATGCCAAACAACTGCTACTGCAGCTGAACCAGCAACGAGCCAAAGGTTTCCTCTGTGATGTGATCATTGTGGTAGAAAATGCCCTATTTCGTGCCCATAAGAACatcctggcagccagcagcatgTATTTCAAATCCCTTGTCCTGCATGACAACCTGATAAACTTAGACACGGACATGGTAAACCCCACTGTGTTCCGGCAGATCTTGGACTTTATTTATACTGGTAAGCTCTTAACGACTGACCAGCCTGGTGAACAGAACTTTAATGCTCTCCTCACCGCAGCAAGCTACCTCCAACTGCACGAcctggcagctctctgcagaaAGAAGCTGAAGCGGAACGGCAAGTCCTTTGCTGGCAAGGCCAGTGGCCTTGGTGTTGGGAGATCTGCCAGGAGTCAGAGACTTTCCACTGCTTCAGTCATCCAAGCTCGCTATTCAGGGTCAAATGAGGGGTTGAAGGGCTCGCACTCAAAGGAGCTGTCAAAGGGGAAGCTCTCTGATGACGAGGTCTTCATCAGCAGCTCCAACCAAGAGAATTGTCACTCCTTAAGCAGGGGAACCAGCAGGAACggtggtgggagcagcagtgcgAACGGGAGCACCGGTGACCAGGAGCTAGGCCTTGACCTGTCCAAAAAAAGCCCCTCGCTCCCTGTCGCAGCCTCCCACGATGACACGCAGCACAGCGAAAGCCAGCAAGGCTCTCCCCAATctgcctcagcccctgcagccaaCAGTGCCTCATCATTTGACGAGTCTGGCGTCGGAGCCCCCCACAGCATGGCGGACAGCAGCGACCCCATGGAGATGGATCTGAGCGAGGAGTGCCACCACTCACTGACAGAGGGCAGCCAGCGCAAGGGCCTCCGGCACTCGTCCCGCAAGAAGGAGTGGATCAAGAAAGACAACGCCTTTGACCGAAAGGAAGGGGGCAAAGACAGGGACGAGGGTGAAGGACTGCCCAATGGTATCCTGCTGGGGCCCTTGTCCAAGTCTGTGGAGAGGAGTCTGGCTGGAGCCTACGGGGCAGACCTGCCCTACCCATGTAAGGAGGAGGTAGAAAACGGTAAGGAGAACAGTGATGACAGTGGCCAGAGTGAGAGTGAGAGTGGTGGCCATACCAGTGCCAATTATGTCTACCGCCAGGAGGGGTTTGAGCCAGTGGCCTATGGTGACAACCTGTATGTCTGTATCCCCTGTGGAAAAGGCTTCCcgagctctgagcagctcaaTGCCCATGTGGAAACGCACACCGAGGAAGACCTTTACATCAAGGAGGAAGGCACATATGGCAGCAAGGATGAAGCTGAGGATTTGTCCAACCCCAATCAGTCCTACACTGCAGAGTCCCGGCCCTTCAAGTGTTCAGTGTGTGAGAAGAGCTACAAGGATCCAGCCACGCTGCGGCAGCACGAGAAGACTCACTGGCTGACACGGCCCTTCCCTTGCAACATCTGCGGCAAGATGTTCACGCAGCGGGGCACCATGACACGGCACATGCGCAGCCACTTGGGGCTCAAGCCCTTTGCTTGTGAGGAATGTGGGATGCGCTTTACCCGACAGTACCGACTAACAGAGCATATGCGTGTCCACTCAGGAGAAAAACCTTACGAATGTCAACTGTGTGGTGGGAAATTCACCCAGCAGCGCAATCTGATCAGCCACCTGCGAATGCATACCTCTCCCACATAAGCCAAAGACTCCAGAATGAGCTTCAAGCCCATCCGCAGTGATTTACCTTTCTGTAGACttgctgcttaaaaaaaaagaaaaaaggaaaaaaaaaacaaaacaaaaaagggggCAACTCCCCATACTCTGTTCAGTCATGAGAGGCCTAAACAAATGTAgctttaacattttaaaaaaagttcttttttttcccctttttttaaaaaaataaaggtccACAGCCAAGCTGATGCATTTAGTCCCAGTCTCCCTTCAAATTTTGATGAACTGGCAAGAAATACCTCTTCTTTTTGCACACATCGACTTCATTGCCATATTGCTGATCTGGAGCAGGTAGGGGGACCTTGGGGAACTTTCATCCTTTGCTGGCTCCCATCTCCCTGCCTCTTCCTGTGTTCCTGTCACTGTACTCACCTCGTCTCTTAAAACCAAACTCATTAGGAGTATTTcttgccattaaaaagaaaacaaagtacaCCTTTTCAATGGCCCAAGTAGTTGTGAAATAACAGCATTCTCAAGTGCAGAAGCTGTGTCTGTGGACCGACCGTCTCACAGGGTTGGCAGCCCCTCCAGAGACTGGGGGAAAGCCACAGCAGTGGTGGAGCCCACCCCCGTCCCCTGGGCTGGTGATGGTggggggagcagctcccagggctgcaccagCCCCAGTACTTCACTTAAAGAAATGGCGAAGCCTCCCTTACCATCCCTCCCCATTTCAGTTTCAATCTTTGTCCTTGGCACACATAACCATGTGCCGCCTTCTCCCATAAAACACACAAACTTCTTTTGTCTTACCCATGACTGAACAGGGACTGGATGCCCTGGGAATTTCTTTCAGTGAGCAGGGGGTCGTCTTTACTTTTCTAGTAGTTTCGTATGAATATTCTTTGCTTAGAGGTACTTgttttattaaaggaaaaaccATTGTAATGTTTATGTGAATGTTTGAACTGGAAGATCTGAGGTTAATTCTagggtgggtgggtggggagggggtttgATGTAGGCTGGACTTGCTACAAGTTCCATAggtacttttttattatttttttattttattttttgtgtgtgtgtatgtttttaGCTTTCCTCCCTCACTAAAGAGCAAGTCTGTGTGGACAGACTCGTTACCTTTGCTACCTCTTGAATTCATGAGAACAATAAGATGGTTAGTGAAAGATtaggcatttttttcccttttattgtAAGTAATTAAATGTATAAAAGTAGAAGCTAAATTAAAGTTAAGGGATTTTTACCACCCTGTCCTTCCATCAAAAGTCAACTAGAGAAATGTTAAAGCAAAGCTTGGccaaagacaaagcaaaaaatacacTGAGCTAGAGGCTGTGCTGGCTACTCGGACTGGCTCAATTCGCAGTCTCTTGGCTGTCTGTAGTTGCTTTTagataaaagcagaaaacttaTCTGAGCTTTCTGGGCCCTTTCCAGCTTTGTTTATTGAGTCTGGATACTATGGGGAGGGGAGAATGTCCCCCTCATCTTCCACTCCCCCAGCACATCTGGGTCAGTCTGTAAACACCTGGCAGGACAGAGGGTGAGGGCATAGCAGCCTATAATTTACTAGAATCCAGAGTGCAATAAggtgggggagaggaggagaaagcaaACCAAAGTGTTTCATATCCTCCCTTTTAGACAATTTAACGCAcgcacacaaaaaaaaaaaaaaaaaaaaaaaaaaaaaaaaaaaaaaaaaaaaaaaaaaaaaaagaaaagaaaaagaaacaaaatgttcttgCAACATCTGCCTAAGACATCACAGCCAACAGCTGCTATTCGTTTAGGAGAGAAGACAGAGAACTTTGCCCACCGATTCTTGGCCCCCTTGACTTTGTTGGCGTGACCTTGTGGAAAGCTATGGCTTATTTCAAGCCTCCCGTGACTGTGGTGGTAAAAATTCACAGCCAGTAGAATCATCCCTTCTGAAATGACTAAGGTTTACACTTGCATTTTGtcatttgttggtttttggtgtttctttttttttttcccactcaaACCAGTGTAGTCTCTCTGCGTAAGTTTTACCAAACCTCAcgttttgtctttttaaaaaaaaacaaaacaaacaattttttaaagttttgaccaaaaaagaaaaaaaaaaaaagaaaaaagtgagcATGTTTGactaaaacaaagaaatataaGCTTCATTTTctattggggtttttttgcttggttggactttttttttttttttttttttttttttttttttttttttttttaaggtagaCTAGTCCATGAAAAGTTTTAGGGTCAATTGAACTGAGGAAACTGGAATCCAGGCCCCAAGCAATAGACAACCCAAAGGCGCTAAGCCCTGGCCTGGTATCACGTTACAGGGAACACTCGCCCCTCTCCAGCCGCTCCCGTGTGCTTCTCCCAGTGCCATTGTCCGCTTGCTCCCGGACGCCTGGAGCGCAGGAGGGATGCATGGACTTTTGGTTTTGTCTGATTGTGCTGAGAGGCgctgttttctttttggggGTTAACTGGGCTTTAAGCGTCTTTAGCACTCCCACATTTTTGAATATACGCTGAATTATTCTCTCCTTGGTTTCTTGTCAACCCCCCCGAGAATGTCCCCAAAATAGTCTTTGGGGAGGACAGGGAACGCCGTGTCATCTACCTTGCTCTCAGAGCGAATGTGAGCAGAACCCAGGGACAGCTGTGCAAGATGGGTTCCTCGTTGCTTTCAGCCCGCCTTTACCTCCCCTCAGCCACCCAAGGCAGAGTAGACCCTGACCCCGCTCCGGCTCCCCTTGGAGCCGCCCGGCCGCGGCCCCAtttccagagctgagctccctgAGCGGGGCTCCGgctgggatgggccctggcCGTGTtgcggggcggggctgggctgggctgcggCTCTGGCCCggcagtggggctgggcacggcaggctggagctgccagcagccacctTGGGCCAGCGGCTCGGGCTGGGACCGAGGGAGCCGAGCTCGGCAGCGGCCCAAGGCACGAGGGCAaacccctgctcccctctcttAATTCCAGTTTTACATGTGTCTAGGTGATGTAGCttttcccctgccccaggcccCCTCTTCATTTGTTTCTTAAGCCTTGAGAATTACGTTGAACTTTCAGGACCCAAcgctattttttaaaaacaatgttttggagcatatttttttttttttaatcccctccccagcacttAAACAGTATGACATAAAGTCTGTGTACAGCAAGAGTATTGTACGAAAGGAAATGATGTTCTTTTTTCAAATAGCTGTGTAAAGTTGTGTTCCATAGACTGAGTAAGAACAACGTTTTCCAAATTGTGACAGTAATAATGAATAACTAATAATACTCAAAACTTCAGGGACTGTTTCAGGCCTGCTTGGGGCCTAAACACTCAACTGCATTTGTACGACATAGTATTGTATcaacatttttctgtattttaatgagaaaGCAAAACACTAGTTTCatatttaagattttaaaagttttagGGTGGGGGGGAGGGAGTTGcatttttggttatttttaattttattttgaattttttttaaatacacaaaGAGCCTCAAGAggaataaaacaatttaaaaggaaacaaaaaaaaaaaaaaaaaaaaaaaaagaaaaagaaaaagaaaaaaaagaggccaGGCAGCTTAAGTATATGCTTTAGCCAGTTCCAGAATGTTTTCggaataacaggaaaaaaaagataaaatagcAAATAGTATAAAAGAATAAAGAAGCTCATACCCAAATTCACAACTATTTTTTAAACCAAAGCACATTTGAATGAGTATGGAACCTCACTTGGCTCAGAAAAGTACTAATATATTTATCTCATTGTTTACATAAACTTTTACAGTTTCAGACCTCAACAGATCTAGGGGCCAGTCAAAATTaatctttgctttttccattgGTTTGTCTGAAGGCTACGCAGTGTTCCCCAGCTTGGGAGGGGGGATCTGTGTCCCAGCTTGCATTCCAGCTCTGCTCGG
This window encodes:
- the HIC2 gene encoding hypermethylated in cancer 2 protein, with translation MELPNHAKQLLLQLNQQRAKGFLCDVIIVVENALFRAHKNILAASSMYFKSLVLHDNLINLDTDMVNPTVFRQILDFIYTGKLLTTDQPGEQNFNALLTAASYLQLHDLAALCRKKLKRNGKSFAGKASGLGVGRSARSQRLSTASVIQARYSGSNEGLKGSHSKELSKGKLSDDEVFISSSNQENCHSLSRGTSRNGGGSSSANGSTGDQELGLDLSKKSPSLPVAASHDDTQHSESQQGSPQSASAPAANSASSFDESGVGAPHSMADSSDPMEMDLSEECHHSLTEGSQRKGLRHSSRKKEWIKKDNAFDRKEGGKDRDEGEGLPNGILLGPLSKSVERSLAGAYGADLPYPCKEEVENGKENSDDSGQSESESGGHTSANYVYRQEGFEPVAYGDNLYVCIPCGKGFPSSEQLNAHVETHTEEDLYIKEEGTYGSKDEAEDLSNPNQSYTAESRPFKCSVCEKSYKDPATLRQHEKTHWLTRPFPCNICGKMFTQRGTMTRHMRSHLGLKPFACEECGMRFTRQYRLTEHMRVHSGEKPYECQLCGGKFTQQRNLISHLRMHTSPT